In the Halichoerus grypus chromosome 4, mHalGry1.hap1.1, whole genome shotgun sequence genome, one interval contains:
- the ACKR3 gene encoding atypical chemokine receptor 3 isoform X2, producing MDLHLFDYSEPGNFSDISWPCNGSDCLVVDTVLCPNMPNKSVLLYTLSFIYIFIFVTGMIANSVVVWVNVQAKTTGYDTHCYILNLAIADLWVVVTIPVWVVSLVQHNQWPMGELTCKITHLIFSINLFGSIFFLTCMSVDRYLSIAYFAGTSSRRKKVVRRAVCALVWLLAFCVSLPDTYYLKTVTSASNNETYCRSFYPEHSVKEWLISMELISVVLGFAIPFCIIAVFYCLLARAIAASSDQEKQSSRKIIFSYVVVFLVCWLPYHVVVLLDIFSILHYIPFTCQLENFLFTALHVTQCLSLVHCCVNPVLYSFISRNYRYELMKAFIFKYSAKTGLTKLIDASRVSETEYSALEQNTK from the coding sequence ATGGATCTGCACCTCTTCGACTACTCGGAACCAGGGAACTTCTCCGACATCAGCTGGCCATGCAACGGCAGCGACTGCCTCGTCGTCGACACGGTGCTGTGTCCCAACATGCCCAACAAGAGCGTGCTCCTGTACACGCTGTCCTTCATTTACATCTTCATCTTTGTGACCGGCATGATCGCCAACTCCGTGGTGGTCTGGGTGAACGTCCAGGCCAAGACCACCGGCTACGACACGCACTGCTACATCCTCAACCTGGCCATCGCCGACCTGTGGGTGGTGGTCACCATCCCCGTCTGGGTGGTCAGCCTCGTGCAGCATAACCAGTGGCCCATGGGAGAGCTCACGTGCAAGATCACCCACCTCATCTTCTCCATCAACCTGTTCGGCAGCATCTTCTTCCTCACGTGCATGAGCGTGGACCGCTACCTCTCCATCGCCTACTTCGCCGGCACCTCGAGCCGCAGGAAGAAGGTGGTCCGCCGCGCCGTCTGCGCGCTGGTGTGGCTGCTGGCCTTCTGCGTGTCCCTGCCCGACACCTACTACCTGAAGACTGTCACGTCGGCGTCCAACAACGAGACCTACTGCCGCTCCTTCTACCCCGAGCACAGCGTCAAGGAGTGGCTCATCAGCATGGAGCTGATCTCTGTGGTCTTGGGCTTCGCCATCCCCTTTTGCATCATCGCCGTCTTTTACTGCCTGCTGGCCCGAGCCATCGCCGCATCCAGCGACCAGGAGAAGCAGAGCAGTCGCAAAATCATCTTCTCCTATGTGGTGGTCTTCCTTGTGTGCTGGCTCCCCTACCATGTGGTGGTGCTCCTGGACATCTTCTCCATCCTCCACTACATCCCCTTCACCTGCCAGCTGGAGAACTTCCTCTTCACGGCTCTGCACGTCACGCAGTGCCTGTCGCTGGTGCACTGTTGTGTCAACCCCGTGCTCTACAGCTTCATCAGTCGTAACTACAGGTACGAGCTGATGAAGGCCTTCATCTTTAAGTACTCGGCCAAGACAGGTCTCACCAAGCTCATCGATGCTTCCAGGGTGTCGGAAACAGAGTACTCCGCCTTGGAGCAGAACACCAAGTGA
- the ACKR3 gene encoding atypical chemokine receptor 3 isoform X1 has protein sequence MLNQLSLHDFDCILANLIWVFIVLLEGRQLAARSAMDLHLFDYSEPGNFSDISWPCNGSDCLVVDTVLCPNMPNKSVLLYTLSFIYIFIFVTGMIANSVVVWVNVQAKTTGYDTHCYILNLAIADLWVVVTIPVWVVSLVQHNQWPMGELTCKITHLIFSINLFGSIFFLTCMSVDRYLSIAYFAGTSSRRKKVVRRAVCALVWLLAFCVSLPDTYYLKTVTSASNNETYCRSFYPEHSVKEWLISMELISVVLGFAIPFCIIAVFYCLLARAIAASSDQEKQSSRKIIFSYVVVFLVCWLPYHVVVLLDIFSILHYIPFTCQLENFLFTALHVTQCLSLVHCCVNPVLYSFISRNYRYELMKAFIFKYSAKTGLTKLIDASRVSETEYSALEQNTK, from the exons ATGTTAAATCAGCTCAGTCTCCATGACTTTGATTGCATCCTTGCTAATCTAATTTGGGTATTTATTGTGCTCTTAGAAG GCCGTCAGCTCGCTGCCCGCAGCGCCATGGATCTGCACCTCTTCGACTACTCGGAACCAGGGAACTTCTCCGACATCAGCTGGCCATGCAACGGCAGCGACTGCCTCGTCGTCGACACGGTGCTGTGTCCCAACATGCCCAACAAGAGCGTGCTCCTGTACACGCTGTCCTTCATTTACATCTTCATCTTTGTGACCGGCATGATCGCCAACTCCGTGGTGGTCTGGGTGAACGTCCAGGCCAAGACCACCGGCTACGACACGCACTGCTACATCCTCAACCTGGCCATCGCCGACCTGTGGGTGGTGGTCACCATCCCCGTCTGGGTGGTCAGCCTCGTGCAGCATAACCAGTGGCCCATGGGAGAGCTCACGTGCAAGATCACCCACCTCATCTTCTCCATCAACCTGTTCGGCAGCATCTTCTTCCTCACGTGCATGAGCGTGGACCGCTACCTCTCCATCGCCTACTTCGCCGGCACCTCGAGCCGCAGGAAGAAGGTGGTCCGCCGCGCCGTCTGCGCGCTGGTGTGGCTGCTGGCCTTCTGCGTGTCCCTGCCCGACACCTACTACCTGAAGACTGTCACGTCGGCGTCCAACAACGAGACCTACTGCCGCTCCTTCTACCCCGAGCACAGCGTCAAGGAGTGGCTCATCAGCATGGAGCTGATCTCTGTGGTCTTGGGCTTCGCCATCCCCTTTTGCATCATCGCCGTCTTTTACTGCCTGCTGGCCCGAGCCATCGCCGCATCCAGCGACCAGGAGAAGCAGAGCAGTCGCAAAATCATCTTCTCCTATGTGGTGGTCTTCCTTGTGTGCTGGCTCCCCTACCATGTGGTGGTGCTCCTGGACATCTTCTCCATCCTCCACTACATCCCCTTCACCTGCCAGCTGGAGAACTTCCTCTTCACGGCTCTGCACGTCACGCAGTGCCTGTCGCTGGTGCACTGTTGTGTCAACCCCGTGCTCTACAGCTTCATCAGTCGTAACTACAGGTACGAGCTGATGAAGGCCTTCATCTTTAAGTACTCGGCCAAGACAGGTCTCACCAAGCTCATCGATGCTTCCAGGGTGTCGGAAACAGAGTACTCCGCCTTGGAGCAGAACACCAAGTGA